From the Manihot esculenta cultivar AM560-2 chromosome 3, M.esculenta_v8, whole genome shotgun sequence genome, one window contains:
- the LOC110610705 gene encoding 60S ribosomal protein L22-2 — protein MSRGGAAGAGGAKGKKKGETFTIDCSKPVEDKIMDIASLEKFLQERIKVGGKAGVLGDSVTVTREKSKITVTSDSRFSQRYLKYLTKKHLKKHNVRDWLRVIASNKDPNVYELRYFNIAENEGEDEG, from the exons ATGAGTAGAGGTGGAGCAGCTGGGGCCGGTGGAGCCAAGGGGAAGAAGAAGGGAGAAACATTTACGATTGATTGCTCGAAGCCAGTCGAAGATAAGATTATGGACATTGCCTCTCTCGAAAAGTTCCTCCAGGAACGCATCAAGGTCGGTGGCAAAGCCGGAGTTCTCGGTGATTCCGTCACCGTCACCCGTGAGAAGTCCAAGATCACCGTCACCTCCGACTCCCGCTTCTCCCAACG GTATCTGAAATACTTGACAAAGAAGCACTTGAAGAAGCACAATGTGCGGGATTGGCTTCGGGTCATTGCTTCCAACAAGGATCCTAATGTTTACGAGCTAAGATACTTTAACATTGCTGAGAATGAAGGGGAGGATGAAGGATAG
- the LOC110610555 gene encoding late embryogenesis abundant protein Lea5 gives MARSPANAKLLVDGLSLSVFRRCYAAAPQGAVLGREGSRSGTMRKVEERGAIKEDSGASSAWAPDPITGYYRPANCGAEIDPAELREMLLNHRVRPQ, from the exons ATGGCTCGCTCTCCCGCCAACGCTAAGCTTCTCGTCGATGGTCTTTCCCTTTCTGTCTTCCG GAGGTGCTATGCGGCTGCGCCACAAGGGGCAGTGCTCGGTAGGGAAGGGTCAAGAAGTGGTACGATGAGGAAAGTGGAAGAAAGGGGTGCGATTAAAGAAGATTCAGGGGCGTCATCTGCATGGGCTCCAGATCCCATCACAGGGTACTACAGGCCAGCAAATTGTGGTGCTGAGATCGACCCAGCTGAGCTTCGAGAAATGTTATTGAACCACAGGGTTAGGCCACAGTAG
- the LOC110611095 gene encoding uncharacterized protein LOC110611095 — protein MMMDGIIKGGVDGGGGNVGVGEYVGDGMQCSEHPYRNNPGGICAFCLQEKLGKLVSSSLPLPIRASFSSSSSSSSFRSDIGGGGGGASSLSLAARPISSKGRNDGGNNSQYQEYYTRRAGIPFLLAKKKKKIMVESSSSDRDIVFKRSKSTTTPGRKHFWLDASTDDGEDFSPGRRGGFWSFLYHSSSKSSTTKKTDKVSSLTVTTTTTTTTTNGSMVMPKKKFLVSSLSSNGGSVEVENDDCRNSQATASASSFERKVSRSRSVGCGSRSFSGDFFERISTGFGDCTLRRVESQREGKLKIPAAATSNMKERAKCGGIFGGFMITPSSSYSSSSSSHWVSSSAEEINGKQTPVFAAGPPANGSSRNWGLAFASPKRSLAKPPSKDGKRDIIREASNKNNAPNLSAIPSLLSVRG, from the coding sequence ATGATGATGGATGGAATAATCAAAGGAGGTGTTGATGGTGGAGGTGGTAACGTTGGTGTTGGTGAATACGTAGGTGATGGTATGCAATGCAGTGAACATCCTTATAGAAACAACCCAGGTGGGATCTGTGCTTTTTGCCTTCAAGAAAAGCTTGGCAAGTTGGTTTCTTCCTCTCTTCCTTTACCTATTCGtgcctctttttcttcttcctcctcttcttcttcttttagatcTGATatcggtggtggtggtggtggtgcttCTTCACTTTCACTTGCTGCGCGTCCTATATCTTCAAAAGGTAGAAATGATGGTGGAAATAATAGCCAATATCAAGAATACTACACGAGGAGGGCCGGGATCCCTTTTCTTTTggctaaaaagaagaaaaaaataatggtCGAATCATCATCATCAGATCGTGATATTGTTTTCAAGAGAAGCAAATCTACTACGACTCCTGGAAGAAAGCATTTTTGGTTGGATGCTTCTACTGATGATGGCGAGGATTTTAGCCCAGGAAGAAGAGGTGGTTTCTGGTCATTTCTCTATCACTCTTCCTCCAAGTCTAGTACTACCAAGAAAACAGATAAGGTGTCATCATTGACAGTAACAACAACGACGACGACGACGACGACTAATGGGTCTATGGTGATGCCCAAGAAAAAGTTCTTGGTTTCTTCATTGTCCAGTAACGGAGGCAGCGTGGAAGTAGAAAATGATGATTGTCGTAATAGCCAAGCCACTGCCTCTGCTTCATCTTTTGAGAGGAAGGTTTCAAGGTCCAGATCTGTAGGATGTGGAAGCAGGAGCTTCTCTGGTGACTTCTTCGAGAGAATCTCAACTGGGTTTGGAGATTGCACTCTTAGGAGAGTAGAGTCACAGAGAGAAGGCAAGCTAAAGATCCCTGCTGCAGCCACCTCTAACATGAAAGAAAGAGCGAAATGTGGCGGCATCTTTGGTGGGTTCATGATCACTCCCTCATCTTCAtattcttcatcatcatcatctcatTGGGTTTCATCTTCAGCAGAAGAAATCAATGGGAAACAAACACCTGTGTTTGCAGCTGGGCCTCCTGCTAATGGAAGCAGCAGAAACTGGGGTTTGGCTTTCGCTAGTCCAAAGAGATCTTTAGCGAAGCCTCCTTCAAAAGACGGCAAGAGAGACATCATCAGAGAAGCTTCCAATAAGAACAACGCTCCAAACTTAAGTGCCATTCCTTCATTGTTGTCCGTGAGAGGCTAG
- the LOC110611096 gene encoding bidirectional sugar transporter SWEET17 codes for MEILSLVFGVIGNVISVLMFLSPARTFWRIVKRKSTEDFDSLPYICTLLNAALWTYYGIIKPGAFLVATVNGFGILVEIVYVTLFLVYAPPKMRAKTSILVGILDVGFLAAAVLVTGLALHGQVRINVTGFMCSGLNILMYGSPLAAMKTVISSKSVEYMPFLLSFFLFLNGGIWSLYAFLTSDYFLGVPNGAGFLLGAAQLVLYAIYRNGSNISDGLEEGWQYQTLISSSSSQQSHEINN; via the exons ATGGAAAtcttgagtttggtgtttggaGTGATAG GCAACGTGATCTCAGTGCTCATGTTTCTTTCTCCAGC AAGAACTTTTTGGAGAATTGTAAAGCGAAAATCCACTGAGGACTTTGACAGTCTTCCTTATATCTGCACATTACTAAATGCAGCCTTATGGACCTACTATGGCATCATCAAACCAGGAGCCTTCCTTGTAGCTACTGTTAATGGTTTTGGAATCCTGGTGGAAATCGTATACGTAACTCTCTTCCTTGTATATGCACCACCAAAAATGAGG GCTAAGACAAGTATTCTGGTTGGGATCTTGGATGTGGGGTTCTTAGCAGCAGCAGTTCTGGTTACTGGCTTGGCGTTGCATGGACAAGTGCGGATTAATGTGacagggttcatgtgttctggTCTCAATATTCTTATGTATGGTTCGCCTCTAGCTGCTATG AAAACAGTGATTAGCAGTAAGAGTGTGGAGTACATGCCGTTcctgctctccttcttccttttcttgaaTGGAGGGATTTGGAGCTTGTATGCTTTTCTCACAAGTGATTATTTTCTTGGG GTACCAAATGGAGCTGGATTTTTACTTGGGGCAGCACAGCTAGTGCTCTATGCAATTTACAGGAATGGCAGTAACATTTCTGATGGGCTGGAAGAAGGGTGGCAATATCAGACCCTTATCTCATCATCTTCATCCCAACAATCCcatgaaattaataattaa
- the LOC110611094 gene encoding glyoxysomal fatty acid beta-oxidation multifunctional protein MFP-a translates to MGSAAKGRTTIDVGADGVAVITIINPPVNSLSFDVLNSLKDSFDEALRRDDVKAIVVTGAKGKFSGGFDITAFGGIQRGNVDQPKPGFIAVEILTDTVEAARKPSVAAIDGLALGGGLEVAMACHARISTPTAQLGLPELQLGIIPGFGGTQRLPRLVGITKALEMMLTSKPVKGQEAHSLGLVDAVVSPNELVSTARQWALDILERRKPWVASLYKTDKLDSLGEAREIFKFARAQARKQAPNLKHPLVCIDVVEEGIVSGPRAGLWKEADEFQILVRSDTCKSLVHIFFAQRGTTKVPGVTDRGLMPRRVNKVAVLGGGLMGSGIATALILSNYQVILKEVNEKFLLAGIDRVRANLKSRVKKGKMSQEKFEKTLSLLKGVLDYESFKDVDMVIEAVIENVSLKQQIFADLEKYCPPHCILASNTSTIDLNLIGQRTMSQDRIIGAHFFSPAHVMPLLEIVRTNQTSPQVIVDLLDVGKKIKKTPVVVGNCTGFAVNRMFFPYTQAAILLVEHGMDLYQIDRAITKFGMPMGPFRLCDLVGFGVAIATGMQFVENFPERTYKSMLIPLMQEDKRAGETTRKGFYLYDDKRKASPDPELRKYIEKARSISGATIDPKLAKLPEKDIVEMIFFPVVNEACRVFAEGIAVKAADLDIASVMGMGFPFYRGGILFWADSLGSKYINSRLEEWSKMYGEFFKPCDFLAERAAKGAPLSAPVEQAKSRL, encoded by the exons ATGGGAAGCGCTGCTAAGGGGAGAACCACCATTGATGTTGGAGCTGATGGTGTAGCGGTCATCACCATCATCAATCCTCCTGTTAATTCTCTCTCTTTCGATG TTCTAAATAGCTTGAAAGATAGTTTTGACGAAGCCTTGAGAAGAGATGATGTGAAGGCAATTGTTGTCACAG GTGCAAAGGGCAAGTTCTCTGGTGGCTTTGATATTACTGCATTTGGTGGAATTCAAAGGGGAAATG TGGATCAACCAAAGCCTGGTTTTATAGCTGTGGAGATTCTAACGGACACTGTAGAAG CTGCAAGAAAGCCTTCAGTTGCTGCCATTGATGGTCTTGCCTTAGGTGGAGGATTAGAGGTTGCAATG GCATGTCATGCTCGTATCTCAACACCCACAGCACAACTGGGTCTGCCCGAACTTCAACTTGGAATAATTCCTGGATTTGGAG GAACACAGAGACTTCCACGTCTTGTTGGTATAACAAAGGCCCTTGAAATGATGTTG ACATCAAAACCAGTCAAAGGGCAAGAAGCTCATTCTTTGGGGCTTGTAGATGCTGTAGTTTCACCTAATGAGTTGGTGAGCACTGCACGTCAATGGGCCCTTGATATCTTGGAGCGTAGAAAGCCCTGGGTTGCTAGCCTTTACAAGACTGACAAGTTAGATTCCCTTGGAGAAGCGAGGGAGATTTTCAAGTTTGCAAGAGCACAAGCTCGGAAACAGGCTCCTAATCTCAAACATCCATTAGTTTGCATCGATGTCGTTGAAGAGGGTATAGTTTCTGGTCCTCGAGCTGGACTCTGGAAG GAGGCTGACGAATTTCAAATACTCGTTCGTTCTGACACCTGCAAGAGCTTGGTCCACATCTTTTTTGCTCAGCGTGGAACCACAAAG GTTCCTGGAGTTACTGACAGAGGCTTGATGCCTAGACGAGTGAACAAGGTTGCAGTGCTTGGTGGAGGACTAATGGGTTCTGGCATAGCAACTGCATTGATCCTTAGTAATTACCAGGTTATTCTGAAAGAAGTAAATGAAAAGTTCTTGCTAGCTGGAATCGATAGAGTTAGAG CCAACCTAAAAAGCCGTGTCAAGAAAGGAAAAATGTCTCAAGAGAAGTTTGAAAAGACCCTCTCTCTTCTTAAGGGTGTTCTTGATTATGAAAGCTTCAAAGATGTGGATATGGTCATTGAG GCTGTTATTGAAAATGTTTCTTTGAAGCAACAAATATTTGCTGATCTTGAAAAATATTGCCCACCACATTGCATTCTTGCCAGCAACACCTCCACAATTGACTTGAATTTGATTGGCCAGAGGACCATGTCCCAGGATCGGATTATTGGAGCTCATTTCTTTAG TCCGGCTCATGTCATGCCACTCTTGGAAATTGTTCGTACCAACCAAACGTCACCCCAAGTAATTGTGGATTTACTAGATGttggaaagaaaataaagaagactCCTGTTGTAGTTGGAAATTGCACAGGATTTGCTGTCAACAGGATGTTTTTCCCCTACACCCAAGCTGCTATTTTGCTAGTTGAACACGGGATGGATCTTTATCAGATTGATAGGGCAATCACCAAATTTGGAATGCCAATGGGTCCATTCCG GTTGTGTGATCTGGTTGGTTTTGGTGTGGCAATCGCAACTGGCATGCAATTTGTTGAGAATTTCCCTGAGCGAACTTATAAATCAATGCTGATCCCACTAATGCAAGAGGACAAGAGAGCAG GGGAAACTACTCGCAAAGGGTTCTATTTGTATGATGACAAGCGCAAAGCTAGTCCAGATCCTGAATTAAGGAAATACATTGAGAAGGCAAGAAGCATTTCTGGTGCTACCATTGACCCCAAG CTTGCTAAGTTACCTGAAAAAGACATTGTGGAGATGATATTCTTCCCAGTAGTGAATGAAGCCTGCCGAGTCTTTGCTGAAGGAATCGCTGTTAAAGCTGCAGACCTGGATATTGCTTCTGTTATGGGCATGGGATTTCCTTTTTACAG GGGAGGCATTTTGTTCTGGGCTGATTCTCTTggatcaaaatatataaattcaagACTGGAGGAGTGGTCAAAGATGTACGGAGAATTCTTTAAGCCCTGTGATTTCTTGGCTGAAAGAGCTGCCAAGGGTGCTCCACTG AGTGCTCCAGTGGAACAAGCAAAATCTCGGTTGTAA
- the LOC110611405 gene encoding Fanconi anemia group I protein, whose product MATASTSGRDEDPPPPLTDTEIVNLAHQNNLHAYLLSTSSHTTVLSYLHTRSRSLTPSIAVSEYTLSLLSLISLSPYHPSLSSLLSSLLSTYTHLFLSFQIPHDPNSLKTINLFATLLNYVPVKELESIVESIVMGLSKLLGSEDTQILDILPGCFSCLCVEKGKECVNLMLDRIIESDWSKGLLVKMVFLSRELAGFIDKVRARELLEKVFKGMKSVDLQDLPLLSYQLLVLASKGFNKREVIAGIMRFFGSELVSKASSTIRQVEGTVLLHVNFAVKQDPSLGQEVIGLVKLDPKALNHFAVAVLLSVAKVRKFSESSMGILKASVLTAYSDYKFSRNCLWLPDDSKKEYLQNVQIMEKSILRAVNESNYGREHIVPTIVQFSFALLESSEGGKHGDLCNFDGLLGIEELSVQMLKILFDIHDMARNEIIEQCKLRILSLKPEQSMSVIRLVFSLVQSYPYPVLEHVSRLKELLDYFTFVRGNVASYLVAALAPLFKFNRDLRDYTILVVRKAMFRKEDAVRLAATNATISVLLAEKQSTRDGLFSFQDSSSQASCSQKAEIPCGYSGGLFQELSGLLQRCLYLQAKAKKAMYHGLLRLVLADPASGGAVFDFLLPHFLHFFKEDDVVQLQIGSCVKSDGGQVVIEEPLDCLLSCVSWILLLQPHDKASNPDSLGACFGFSLSQENEVGRHLSGEAFSKAFLQIRKFLKKGNLEDILSATQGSGSTSVEEENKKCRALILSGIIEVVLNTIATELEKATDLNREDLEKEILEFVNFNESLEKYTCAKQSSVIRSQNVQANALEIPYLSNKGLTQEWIPFFATSSLCQLMKTAISLHNSERSRSSAASQNHSQLPSRETSKCFKIIRFVLNSSLHHIRSYCTGRKEEPLKTLIYGEINLMGPPLLKLICLLNSGPKLATDQKKEMKGKKDVEGGKEHLHLALICLKELITISLKNSHSTSLLEDLLSVSTLKYEIDEEDEEISRIADQQIRIKMNFIVKILRPLITELLAQSSFHEIEIVCEMLLLVCEKLPSRWRNSNGSWSIHLCKKNGGIRNSKVARRVAELAISLSSPPDDLVVAQYMAEELLHVIGSERNTQIEMTESYTIINQSTSTAISSCILKLIEAVITDMDWAVKKLKMFSLVLQKSIHLSQNGEEVSEFLVEDNLYLRAEAVVKVLSCFVLMRLKDPQAEHFLRLTAKFYKHLAQISRLRIAPKGCKQLIPCPTFQRLVEITCKQLTVPLYKFVAELQREQQENPNTKGIINKIKRENKCIPDLIFQIEDYEKYLIRLSKVSKVNLLKHAKRSTSRDFRILDKRNSGEDAPNSHEAANDNEGRLHDSEDNESERILSPHMDSPNAAEESDVENGCSVSNGRRIKRSRVVQDSDDET is encoded by the exons ATGGCCACCGCCTCCACCAGCGGTAGAGACGAAGACCCGCCGCCGCCACTAACCGATACCGAGATCGTAAACCTAGCCCATCAAAATAACCTCCACGCTTACCTTCTTTCAACGTCTTCCCACACTACTGTCCTCTCCTACCTTCACACCCGTTCTCGTTCTCTCACTCCTTCAATCGCCGTCTCCGAGTATACACTCTCTCTACTGTCACTCATTTCTCTCTCTCCGTATCATCCTTCTCTATCTTCCTTACTCTCCTCTCTCCTCTCTACATACACCCATCtcttcctttctttccaaaTACCACATGACCCCAATTCCCTCAAAACAATTAATCTTTTCGCCACCCTATTAAACTATGTCCCTGTCAAGGAGCTTGAGTCCATAGTTGAGTCAATTGTAATGGGTTTGTCAAAATTATTAGGTTCTGAAGATACCCAGATACTTGATATTCTTCCGGGTTGTTTTAGCTGCTTGTGTGTTGAAAAAGGAAAGGAATGTGTGAATTTGATGTTGGATAGGATAATTGAGAGTGACTGGTCAAAAGGATTGTTGGTGAAGATGGTTTTTCTCTCAAGGGAACTTGCAGGATTTATTGATAAGGTGAGAGCGAGGGAGCTGTTGGAGAAGGTGTTCAAGGGAATGAAGAGCGTGGACTTACAGGACTTGCCTTTGCTTTCATATCAGTTATTGGTTTTGGCGTCTAAAGGGTTCAATAAAAGGGAAGTGATTGCTGGGATTATGAGGTTTTTTGGGTCTGAATTGGTATCAAAAGCAAGTTCCACCATTAGACAAGTTGAAGGGACTGTTTTGCTTCATGTTAATTTTGCTGTGAAGCAGGATCCCTCTCTGGGGCAGGAGGTTATAGGGCTTGTGAAATTGGACCCCAAGGCTCTTAATCATTTTGCTGTGGCTGTTTTATTGTCTGTTGCAAAAGTTAGGAAGTTTAGTGAGAGTTCCATGGGGATTTTGAAAGCTTCAGTTCTTACAGCTTATAGCGATTATAAGTTTTCCAG GAACTGTCTGTGGTTACCAGATGATTCAAAGAAAGAATATCTGCAAAATGTCCAAATCATGGAGAAGTCTATATTAAGAGCT GTTAATGAGAGCAACTATGGAAGGGAGCATATTGTTCCTACCATTGTGCAGTTTAGCTTTGCTTTGCTAGAGTCATCGGAAGGGGGAAAGCATGGAGACCTCTGCAATTTTGATGGTCTGTTGGGAATTGAAGAGCTTAGTGTTCAGAtgctgaaaattttatttgatatccACGACATGGCAAGAAATGAG ATCATTGAGCAGTGCAAGTTGCGCATCCTTTCTTTGAAGCCAGAGCAAAGCATGTCAGTCATAAG ACTGGTATTTTCTCTGGTTCAAAGTTATCCTTACCCAGTGTTGGAACATGTTTCTCGTCTGAAGGAATTATTAGATTACTTCACTTTTGTCCGTGGGAATGTTGCCTCATATCTTGTTGCTGCTCTAGCTCCTCTATTCAAATTTAATCGTGATCTTCGG GATTATACCATTTTGGTTGTTCGTAAGGCCATGTTTAGAAAAGAAGATGCAGTTCGTCTTGCAGCGACAAATGCTACTATTAGTGTTCTATTGGCAGAAAAACAATCCACAAGAGATGGCCTATTCTCCTTTCAAGACTCATCAAGCCAAGCAAGTTGCAGCCAGAAAGCTGAAATACCCTGTGGCTATTCTGGAGGTCTTTTTCAAGAGTTGAGTGGTTTACTACAAAGATGTCTTTATCTGCAG GCAAAAGCGAAGAAAGCCATGTATCATGGTCTTTTGAGGCTTGTCTTGGCAGATCCAGCAAGTGGGGGAGCTGTATTTGATTTCCTCTTGCCTCACTTCCTTCATTTTTTCAAGGAG GATGATGTTGTTCAACTTCAAATTGGTAGCTGTGTTAAATCAGATGGTGGCCAAGTTGTCATTGAAGAGCCTCTGGATTGTCTTCTATCTTGTGTTTCTTGGATTTTGCTCCTTCAACCACATGATAAAGCCAGTAATCCAGATTCCTTAGGGGCATGTTTTGGTTTCTCCCTTTCTCAAGAGAACGAG GTAGGAAGACATCTGTCCGGTGAGGCATTCTCCAAGGCATTCTTGCAGATTCGAAAATTTCTAAAGAAGGGAaatttggaag ACATTCTTAGTGCGACACAGGGTTCTGGTTCTACATCTgtagaagaagaaaataaaaaatgccGAGCATTGATTTTATCAGGCATTATTGAGGTGGTATTGAATACTATTGCTACTGAATTGGAGAAAGCGACGGATTTGAACAGGGAAGATCTTGAAAAGGAAATTCTTGAGTTCGTAAATTTTAATGAGTCACTGGAAAAGTATACTTGTGCAAAGCAGAGTTCTGTCATCAGAAGTCAGAACGTACAAGCTAATGCGCTTGAAATACCTTATCTTAGTAATAAGGGATTGACTCAAGAATGGATTCCATTCTTTGCAACTTCAAGTCTCTGTCAGCTAATGAAAACAGCAATAAGTCTACACAATAGTGAACGCTCTCGAAGTTCTGCAGCTTCCCAAAACCATAGCCAGTTGCCCTCAAGGGAGACATCGAAATGCTTTAAGATTATTCGTTTTGTCTTGAATAGTTCCCTTCATCACATAAGATCTTACTGCACTGGAAGAAAAGAAGAACCGTTGAAGACTTTAATATATGGGGAAATCAATTTAATGGGTCCTCCTTTGCTGAAACTAATTTGCTTGCTTAATTCAGGACCAAAGCTTGCaacagatcagaaaaaggaaatGAAGGGGAAAAAGGATGTTGAAGGCGGAAAGGAGCACCTTCACCTAGCCTTAATCTGTTTGAAGGAATTGATTACAATTAGTTTGAAAAATTCACACTCAACTAGCTTGCTTGAAGATTTGTTGTCAGTATCTACTCTCAAGTATGAGATcgatgaagaagatgaagaaatttCCAGGATTGCTGATCAACAGATAAGAATCAAGATGAATTTCATTGTCAAAATTCTGAGGCCACTGATCACTGAGCTTCTAGCACAATCATCTTTTCATGAGATCGAG ATTGTCTGTGAGATGTTATTGTTGGTTTGTGAGAAATTGCCCTCCAGATGGAGGAATTCTAATGGGTCCTGGAGTATTCATCTCTGCAAAAAGAATGGTGGCATTAGAAATTCCAAGGTTGCTAGAAGGGTTGCTGAACTTGCAATTTCTTTAAGCTCACCACCGGATGATTTAGTTGTAGCTCAATACATGGCTGAGGAACTACTGCATGTCATTGGATCGGAGAGGAACACCCAAATAGAGATGACTGAATCTTACACCATAATAAACCAGTCGACAAGCACTGCTATAAGTTCATGCATACTAAAGTTAATTGAAGCAGTTATCACTGATATGGATTGGGCCGTGAAAAAACTAAAGATGTTCTCTCTGGTATTGCAGAAAAGCATTCATCTTAGTCAGAATGGAGAAGAGGTTTCTGAATTCCTGGTTGAGGATAATCTTTACTTGAGGGCTGAAGCAGTGGTGAAAGTACTATCTTGCTTTGTTTTGATGAGGCTTAAGG ATCCCCAAGCAGAGCATTTTCTGAGATTGACTGCAAAGTTTTACAAGCACTTGGCTCAGATTTCAAGACTCAGAATTGCTCCAAAAGGATGCAAACAACTCATCCCTTGTCCGACTTTCCAGAGGCTTGTGGAAATAACCTGCAAGCAGCTCACAGTTCCTCTTTATAAATTTGTTGCGGAATTACAAAGG GAACAACAAGAAAATCCTAATACTAAGGGTATCATCAACAAGATCAAGAGAGAGAATAAATGTATTCCTGATCTGATTTTTCAGATAGAAGATTATGAGAAATATCTCATCCGGCTCAGCAAGGTGAGCAAAGTGAATTTACTGAAGCATGCCAAGCGTAGCACCTCTAGGGATTTCAGAATATTAGATAAGAGGAACAGTGGAGAAGATGCTCCAAATAGCCATGAGGCTGCCAATGACAATGAGGGTAGATTACATGATTCAGAGGACAATGAATCAGAAAGGATTTTGTCACCTCATATGGATAGTCCTAATGCTGCAGAGGAATCTGACGTTGAGAATGGGTGCAGTGTTTCTAATGGCAGGAGAATAAAGAGGAGTAGAGTTGTGCAGGACTCTGACGATGAAACATAG
- the LOC110611406 gene encoding dynein light chain 1, cytoplasmic → MSTEESKRSITGGLVAKPISDDRKVSPASAPTAKKIIIKNADMKDDMQKEAVDIAIAAFEKLNVEKDVAEHIKKEFDRRHGPTWHCIVGRNFGSYVTHETNHFIYFYLDQKAVLLFKSG, encoded by the exons GGTCTGGTGGCTAAACCCATCTCAGATGATCGGAAAGTCTCTCCAGCTTCAGCTCCCACCGCCAAGAAAATCATCATCAAGAATGCTGACATGAAAGATGACATGCAGAAAGAGGCCGTCGATATTGCCATCGCT GCATTCGAGAAGCTCAATGTAGAGAAGGATGTAGCTGAGCACATAAAGAAGGAGTTCGATAGAAGGCATGGACCCACTTGGCATTGCATCGTTGGTCGGAATTTTG GTTCATATGTGACTCATGAGACAAACCActttatttatttctatttggACCAGAAAGCAGTTCTGTTATTCAAATCTGGGTGA